A part of Candidatus Sulfotelmatobacter sp. genomic DNA contains:
- the pgl gene encoding 6-phosphogluconolactonase: protein MSAPGLSIHDSEEAVARAAAGRVVGLAREIPANRRFRIGLSGGRTPRRLYQLLATRLEADRVELLFADERGVPPDSEDSNYRLVQETLLAALPVPAERVHRMRGELADLEVAAREYEPLLEPPLDLLVLGIGEDGHIASLFPGSPLIEERSRRVAAVLDSPKPPARRLTITPRVIVEAGTVMVLAIGAAKAGAVAAALAVAGDPADCPARLARGGEWLLDRAAAKKANARG from the coding sequence GTGAGCGCGCCGGGCCTTTCGATCCACGACTCCGAAGAGGCCGTCGCGCGCGCGGCCGCGGGGCGCGTGGTCGGGCTGGCCCGGGAAATTCCCGCGAATCGCCGGTTCCGGATTGGACTTTCGGGTGGGCGCACGCCGCGCCGGCTCTATCAATTGCTGGCGACGCGGCTCGAGGCCGATCGAGTGGAACTCCTGTTCGCCGACGAGCGCGGGGTGCCGCCCGACAGCGAAGATAGTAATTATCGCCTGGTGCAGGAGACCCTGCTCGCGGCTCTCCCGGTCCCGGCGGAGCGCGTCCATCGCATGCGCGGCGAGCTGGCGGATCTCGAAGTCGCGGCGCGCGAGTACGAGCCGCTGCTCGAGCCGCCTCTCGATCTGCTGGTGCTGGGAATCGGCGAGGATGGCCACATCGCCTCGCTGTTCCCCGGCTCGCCGCTGATCGAGGAGCGTTCGAGGCGGGTTGCGGCGGTGCTCGACAGCCCCAAGCCGCCGGCTCGCCGGCTGACCATCACGCCGCGCGTGATCGTCGAGGCAGGCACGGTGATGGTGCTGGCGATCGGAGCGGCGAAGGCGGGCGCGGTGGCCGCGGCGCTTGCGGTCGCGGGCGATCCCGCGGACTGCCCCGCGCGGCTCGCGCGCGGCGGCGAATGGCTGCTGGATCGCGCGGCGGCCAAAAAGGCGAACGCGCGCGGCTGA
- a CDS encoding transposase: protein MAKRSRTRYTQEQKRSILAAAVKERLTALQVQKKFGVRPVTYYSWRKKTGAARRRGGPIGPGRPAGLALVVRSAVADRVRSMLPEIVRGEVNSYLDSVLGGNGVRRRGRPRKF, encoded by the coding sequence ATGGCCAAGCGTTCCCGCACACGGTACACGCAGGAGCAGAAGCGCTCGATCCTGGCGGCGGCGGTCAAGGAACGGCTCACCGCGCTCCAGGTGCAGAAGAAGTTCGGAGTTCGTCCGGTCACTTACTACTCGTGGCGGAAGAAGACCGGCGCGGCGCGCCGCCGCGGCGGTCCGATCGGCCCCGGCCGGCCGGCCGGACTCGCTCTCGTCGTCCGGAGCGCGGTCGCCGACCGCGTTCGCTCGATGCTGCCCGAGATCGTGCGGGGCGAGGTCAACAGCTACCTCGACAGCGTGCTCGGCGGCAACGGCGTTCGCCGTCGCGGACGCCCGCGCAAGTTCTAG
- a CDS encoding glycosyltransferase family 2 protein — MPALSVLLPVRDAAPWLTASLRSLSRQTFRDFEIVAVDDGSRDGSAELLEGYRRREPRLRVLHTAPIGLPGALNLALGHARSPLIARHDADDLSHRRRFALQREALARHRDLAVNGCRVRLFPAPAFGAGMRRWIAWHNRLLDHDAIVAELLIDSPLAHGSAMMRRAALERAGGWRDCGWAEDLDLWLRLSEQGARFSKRPETLYAWRQRPDSATRRDPRYARERFIALKRDALVRGLLREAKAVRVVGVGESLVRWTAALSGGRIDILPIEARGPTPSLLARLSPPVVLVYMAPGSRDRWRAALHASDMRELADFRFVS, encoded by the coding sequence GTGCCCGCGCTTTCGGTTCTGCTTCCGGTTCGCGACGCCGCGCCGTGGCTGACGGCTTCGCTGAGGTCGCTCTCCCGCCAGACCTTTCGCGATTTCGAGATCGTCGCGGTCGACGACGGCTCCCGGGACGGATCCGCCGAGCTGCTCGAGGGCTATCGCCGGCGCGAGCCGCGCTTGCGCGTGCTGCACACCGCCCCCATCGGATTGCCGGGGGCGCTCAACCTGGCTCTCGGCCACGCCCGTTCGCCGCTGATTGCCCGCCACGACGCCGACGATCTCTCGCACCGCCGACGCTTCGCGCTGCAACGCGAGGCGCTCGCGCGCCACCGGGACCTGGCCGTGAACGGCTGCCGGGTTCGCCTCTTTCCCGCCCCGGCGTTCGGTGCGGGGATGAGGCGCTGGATCGCCTGGCACAACCGGCTTCTCGATCACGACGCGATCGTCGCCGAGCTGCTGATCGACAGCCCCCTGGCACACGGCTCCGCCATGATGCGCCGGGCGGCGCTCGAGCGCGCGGGCGGATGGAGGGATTGCGGCTGGGCCGAAGACCTCGACCTCTGGTTGCGGCTCTCGGAGCAAGGCGCGCGCTTTTCCAAGCGTCCCGAGACGCTCTACGCTTGGCGGCAGCGGCCGGACAGCGCCACGCGCCGCGATCCGCGCTACGCCCGCGAACGCTTCATCGCGCTCAAGCGCGATGCGCTGGTGCGCGGACTTCTGCGCGAGGCGAAGGCCGTCCGCGTGGTGGGCGTGGGCGAGAGTCTCGTCCGCTGGACGGCCGCGTTGAGCGGCGGGCGCATCGACATCCTGCCGATCGAGGCGCGCGGGCCAACTCCCTCCCTGCTCGCCCGACTCTCGCCCCCGGTGGTGCTGGTGTACATGGCGCCGGGGTCCCGCGACCGCTGGCGCGCCGCTTTGCATGCGTCAGACATGCGGGAATTGGCTGACTTTAGATTCGTCTCGTGA
- a CDS encoding NAD(P)/FAD-dependent oxidoreductase: MAGRKLIVLGGGFGGLDVARSIGRSRAARDYWDTLLIDKENFFQFNPLLPAVAVGAVETRHIVYPLREMALHRHIRFQKNKATRIDLARREVHLHNDLVEPYDTLVIAVGSVTNYYAVPGALENTRPFKTVVDAMTLRARVVELFEMAEQAETNEQRRRLLSFVIIGGGVTGVEVAAELIEMARETLLPKYPSIQRSQLSVTIVEGGERLVGNARPEHSAYVQRYLETRGVHVLLHARVTRVEEKRMTLANGSMLEGFTMMWTAGVYPPELVRELPLQHEPDGRVRVDDRMRALDPSGQALDNVFVIGDSAASVRADGRLQPALAATAMAMGGYVGAELVNRARGRPSRPFNFEDKGYIISLGKHSSVLDLFGVPLSGKLAWLLWAAAYLIKMVGFRKQLEVGLDHLTHLVFEHDISQILNRRQVLSDEELNLSLGAPEPKGEDARAAG; the protein is encoded by the coding sequence ATGGCCGGACGCAAGCTGATCGTCCTCGGTGGCGGATTCGGCGGACTGGACGTGGCCCGCTCGATCGGCCGCTCCCGCGCGGCGCGCGACTACTGGGACACGCTGCTCATCGACAAGGAGAACTTCTTCCAGTTCAATCCCCTGCTGCCGGCGGTGGCGGTGGGCGCGGTCGAGACCCGGCACATCGTCTATCCGTTGCGCGAGATGGCGCTCCATCGCCACATCCGCTTCCAGAAGAACAAGGCGACGCGTATCGATCTCGCTCGTCGCGAAGTCCACTTGCACAACGACCTGGTCGAGCCCTACGACACGCTGGTGATCGCGGTCGGCAGCGTGACGAATTACTACGCGGTGCCCGGAGCGCTCGAAAACACGCGACCCTTCAAGACCGTGGTGGACGCGATGACGCTGCGCGCCCGCGTGGTCGAGCTGTTCGAGATGGCCGAGCAGGCCGAGACCAACGAGCAGCGACGCCGGCTCCTGTCGTTCGTCATCATCGGCGGCGGTGTCACGGGGGTGGAGGTAGCGGCCGAGCTGATCGAGATGGCGCGCGAGACCCTGCTGCCCAAGTATCCGTCGATCCAGCGATCGCAGCTCTCGGTGACCATCGTCGAGGGCGGCGAGCGGCTGGTGGGCAACGCCCGCCCCGAGCATTCCGCCTACGTCCAGCGCTATCTCGAAACCCGCGGCGTTCATGTCCTGCTCCATGCGCGTGTGACTCGCGTCGAGGAGAAGCGCATGACGCTCGCGAACGGCTCGATGCTCGAGGGCTTCACGATGATGTGGACGGCGGGGGTCTACCCGCCCGAGCTGGTGCGCGAGCTGCCGCTCCAGCACGAGCCCGATGGACGGGTGCGCGTCGACGATCGGATGCGCGCGCTCGATCCGAGCGGGCAGGCGCTCGACAACGTCTTCGTGATCGGCGACAGCGCGGCCTCGGTGCGCGCCGACGGCCGACTGCAGCCCGCACTTGCCGCCACCGCCATGGCGATGGGCGGTTATGTGGGCGCGGAGCTCGTGAACCGCGCGCGCGGGCGTCCGTCGCGCCCCTTCAACTTCGAAGACAAGGGCTATATCATCTCGCTCGGCAAACACAGTTCGGTCCTCGATCTATTCGGAGTACCCCTGTCGGGCAAGCTGGCGTGGTTGTTGTGGGCGGCGGCATATCTGATCAAGATGGTGGGGTTCCGGAAGCAGCTCGAGGTCGGACTCGATCATCTGACCCACCTGGTGTTCGAGCACGACATCTCACAAATCCTGAATCGCCGGCAGGTGCTCAGCGACGAGGAGCTGAACCTCTCGCTGGGCGCACCGGAGCCCAAGGGCGAGGACGCCCGGGCGGCGGGCTGA
- the sthA gene encoding Si-specific NAD(P)(+) transhydrogenase, with amino-acid sequence MQTFDLVVMGSGPAGQRAAVQAAKLGKRVAVVERRRDMGGVCINTGTIPSKTLREAVLDLSGLRQRELYGSAYRGKDEITVQDLFMRTNAVMTRERDVIKAQLQRNGVKLLGGSASFAGPNEVAIEDGDTRQSVGGEHILIAVGTTPGLPAGIEVDHRHVLTSDDVLSMPRLPRQLTVIGAGIIGVEYATIFAALGIEVTLMDKRTELLDMVDRELVDVLTVQARRMNVTLRLGEEVATLEVGSEDRVVVQMKSGKRLATEMVLVSAGRQGMTAGLGLEKAGLSADDRGRIQVNAHFQTTVPHIYAAGDVIGFPALASTSAEQGRLAACHMFGVPAESVPALFPFGIYAIPEVAWVGRNEAELTREGVPFETGVARYEEIARGQILGDPDGMLKLIFHLDTQKILGVWVLGTQATELVHVGQAVMALGGTLEYFIRTVFNYPTLGECYKVAALDGYNKLRDLSRVARTIPAAAPAAAGGTTPAV; translated from the coding sequence ATGCAGACGTTCGATCTGGTGGTGATGGGGAGCGGGCCGGCCGGGCAGCGGGCGGCGGTCCAGGCTGCCAAGCTCGGCAAGCGCGTGGCGGTGGTCGAACGGCGCCGCGACATGGGCGGCGTGTGCATCAACACCGGCACCATCCCGAGCAAGACGCTGCGCGAGGCGGTGCTCGATCTCTCCGGCCTCCGGCAGCGCGAGCTGTACGGCTCGGCCTATCGCGGCAAGGACGAGATCACGGTCCAGGATCTCTTCATGCGCACCAACGCGGTGATGACCCGCGAGCGCGACGTCATCAAGGCTCAGCTCCAGCGCAACGGCGTCAAGCTGCTGGGTGGCAGCGCGTCGTTCGCCGGGCCGAACGAGGTCGCGATCGAGGACGGCGACACCCGGCAGAGCGTCGGTGGCGAACACATCCTGATCGCGGTCGGGACCACGCCGGGATTGCCGGCCGGCATCGAAGTGGACCACCGGCACGTGCTCACCAGCGACGACGTGCTCTCCATGCCGCGACTCCCGAGGCAGCTCACGGTGATCGGCGCCGGCATCATTGGCGTCGAGTACGCGACGATCTTCGCGGCGCTGGGCATCGAGGTGACGCTGATGGACAAGCGCACCGAGCTGCTCGACATGGTGGACCGCGAACTGGTGGACGTGCTCACGGTCCAGGCGCGCCGAATGAACGTGACCCTGAGGCTCGGCGAGGAGGTCGCCACGCTCGAGGTCGGCAGCGAGGACCGCGTGGTCGTACAGATGAAGAGCGGCAAGCGGCTCGCCACCGAGATGGTGCTGGTGTCGGCGGGCCGGCAGGGCATGACCGCCGGGCTCGGCCTCGAGAAGGCCGGGCTCAGCGCCGACGACCGCGGGCGCATTCAGGTGAACGCTCATTTCCAGACCACGGTGCCGCACATCTACGCCGCCGGCGACGTGATCGGATTCCCGGCACTGGCGTCCACCAGTGCCGAACAGGGACGCCTCGCCGCCTGTCATATGTTCGGCGTGCCGGCCGAGAGCGTGCCCGCGTTGTTCCCATTCGGCATCTACGCGATTCCCGAGGTCGCATGGGTGGGGCGCAACGAGGCCGAGCTGACCAGGGAGGGGGTGCCCTTCGAAACCGGCGTCGCGCGTTACGAGGAGATCGCGCGCGGCCAGATTCTCGGTGATCCCGACGGCATGCTGAAGCTGATCTTCCACCTCGACACCCAGAAGATCCTGGGGGTGTGGGTGCTCGGCACGCAGGCGACCGAGCTGGTCCACGTCGGACAGGCGGTGATGGCGCTCGGCGGTACGCTCGAGTACTTCATCCGCACGGTGTTCAATTATCCAACGCTCGGCGAGTGCTACAAGGTGGCGGCGCTCGACGGGTACAACAAGCTGCGCGACCTGAGTCGCGTGGCTCGCACCATTCCCGCGGCAGCCCCGGCCGCGGCCGGCGGGACGACGCCCGCCGTTTGA
- a CDS encoding OsmC family protein: MTNTSTLRLETVASGLRFRAHSGKGFELVLDSGEGRIAADPMESLLAAIGACTAMDVISIMRKKRQQVTAYEVSLTGERRTEHPRSYTRIETVHRMTGTGLSLAALEESVRLSETRYCSVHASLDPAIEKVTRCEVIEAVAV, translated from the coding sequence ATGACCAACACATCGACGCTGAGGCTGGAAACGGTGGCGAGCGGACTGCGGTTCCGCGCACACTCCGGCAAAGGTTTCGAGCTGGTGCTCGACAGCGGCGAGGGGCGGATCGCCGCGGATCCGATGGAGTCGCTGCTCGCGGCGATCGGCGCGTGCACCGCGATGGACGTGATCAGCATCATGCGCAAGAAGCGCCAGCAGGTGACGGCGTACGAAGTGTCGCTGACCGGCGAGCGCCGCACCGAGCACCCGCGCTCCTATACCCGCATCGAGACCGTGCACCGGATGACCGGCACCGGCCTGAGCCTCGCGGCGCTCGAGGAATCGGTGCGACTCAGCGAAACCCGGTACTGCTCGGTGCACGCATCGCTCGATCCGGCGATCGAGAAAGTGACGCGGTGCGAGGTGATCGAGGCCGTCGCGGTCTGA
- a CDS encoding VOC family protein, with product MRGDRGRRGLSAARAFVLEAALRYHPQREHALMPARYGLSELILRVADVPRSVAFYRDVVGLALETHPASDWAWFWSGDPGKLPRLGLTSKPLSYGAAHCGGPQHFAIAVPRRAIPAEKRRLESLGLAVEGPIHFRSWNADSIYFSDPDDHRVEFCGFEHLNERGT from the coding sequence GTGCGAGGTGATCGAGGCCGTCGCGGTCTGAGTGCGGCGCGCGCGTTCGTGCTCGAGGCGGCGCTGCGCTACCATCCGCAACGGGAGCACGCGCTCATGCCCGCCCGCTACGGTCTATCGGAGTTGATTCTGCGCGTCGCCGACGTTCCGCGCTCGGTCGCGTTCTACCGCGACGTGGTGGGGCTCGCGCTGGAGACGCACCCGGCATCGGACTGGGCGTGGTTCTGGAGCGGGGATCCCGGCAAGTTGCCACGCCTGGGCCTGACCTCCAAGCCGCTCTCGTACGGCGCCGCGCATTGCGGAGGTCCGCAGCACTTCGCCATCGCGGTACCGCGGCGAGCGATTCCGGCCGAGAAGCGGCGCCTGGAATCGCTCGGCCTGGCGGTGGAGGGTCCCATCCACTTCAGGAGCTGGAACGCCGATTCCATATACTTCAGCGACCCGGACGATCATCGGGTCGAGTTCTGCGGATTCGAACATCTGAACGAGCGAGGCACGTGA
- a CDS encoding class II fumarate hydratase, which yields MKTDETHRIERDSLGEMKVPSSARYGAQTQRAVLNFPISGEPLPPAFIRTLGLAKAAAARVNRELGTVEKAMSEAIEKAAAEVAEGKWDAEFPIDVFQTGSGTSSNMNANEVIAHRASEILGKRVHPNDHVNFGQSSNDMIPAVLHVSALLELERELLPALAHLKQTLEQKATAFDSIVKSGRTHLMDATPIRLGQEFSGYASQVEHSIARIEATLPDLRELAIGGTAVGTGLNTHPEFGRRMAAEIARRTGTSFRECRNHFEAEGAQDGALWASAALNSTAASLMKIANDIRLMNSGPRCGLGEITLPAIQPGSSIMPGKVNPVICEAVIQVGAQVMGNHVAITVGSQWGQLDLNTMLPMMARNLLESIQLLANVSRAFADKALAGLIANEDTCRAYVEISPSMATALNPLIGYDQAAEIAKRSFKEKRPVRELAGEMTQLSKEEIARALDPRRQTEPGLDLGGGSGG from the coding sequence GTGAAAACCGACGAGACGCATCGAATCGAGAGAGACAGTCTGGGTGAGATGAAGGTTCCGTCGTCGGCGCGCTATGGCGCGCAGACCCAGCGCGCGGTGCTGAATTTCCCGATTTCGGGAGAGCCGCTGCCGCCGGCGTTCATCCGCACGCTCGGGCTCGCCAAGGCGGCTGCGGCCCGCGTCAATCGCGAGCTGGGTACCGTCGAGAAGGCGATGAGCGAGGCGATCGAGAAGGCGGCGGCGGAAGTGGCGGAGGGCAAGTGGGACGCCGAGTTCCCGATCGACGTGTTCCAGACCGGGAGTGGCACCAGCTCCAACATGAACGCCAACGAGGTGATCGCGCATCGCGCCAGCGAGATCCTCGGCAAGCGGGTGCATCCCAACGACCACGTCAACTTCGGACAGAGCAGCAACGACATGATCCCCGCGGTCTTGCATGTCTCGGCGCTGCTCGAGCTCGAGCGTGAGCTGCTGCCGGCGCTCGCCCACCTGAAGCAGACCCTCGAGCAGAAGGCAACCGCGTTCGATTCGATCGTGAAGTCGGGCCGGACGCACCTGATGGACGCGACCCCGATTCGGCTTGGCCAGGAATTCTCGGGCTACGCCTCGCAGGTCGAGCATTCGATCGCGCGCATCGAGGCGACCCTTCCCGACCTGCGCGAGCTGGCGATCGGCGGCACTGCGGTGGGCACCGGGCTCAACACGCATCCCGAATTCGGCCGGCGCATGGCCGCCGAGATCGCCCGCCGCACCGGCACCTCGTTCCGCGAATGCCGCAATCATTTCGAGGCCGAGGGCGCGCAGGACGGCGCGCTGTGGGCCAGCGCGGCGCTCAATTCCACCGCCGCGAGCCTGATGAAGATCGCCAACGACATCCGGCTGATGAATTCGGGGCCCCGCTGCGGACTCGGCGAGATCACGCTGCCCGCGATCCAGCCGGGTTCGAGCATCATGCCGGGCAAGGTGAATCCGGTGATCTGCGAGGCGGTGATCCAGGTGGGCGCGCAGGTGATGGGCAATCACGTCGCGATCACCGTGGGCTCGCAATGGGGTCAGCTCGACCTCAACACCATGCTGCCCATGATGGCGCGCAACCTGCTCGAGAGCATTCAGCTGCTGGCCAACGTCTCGCGCGCCTTCGCCGACAAGGCGCTGGCCGGCCTGATCGCCAACGAGGACACCTGCCGCGCCTATGTCGAGATCTCGCCGAGCATGGCCACGGCTCTCAATCCGCTGATCGGATACGACCAGGCCGCCGAGATCGCCAAGCGCTCGTTCAAGGAGAAGCGCCCGGTGCGCGAGCTGGCCGGCGAGATGACTCAGCTCTCGAAAGAGGAGATCGCGCGCGCCCTCGATCCACGCCGCCAGACCGAGCCGGGTCTCGATCTGGGGGGTGGATCGGGAGGTTGA
- a CDS encoding pyridoxal-phosphate dependent enzyme, whose product MTEASPPPARLDAEPGPPGTLPPPPLGPAGDLSALTERLLGARRLLEGIAHRTPVMTSSTLDTEFDSRVYFKCENLQRMGAFKFRGAYHTITRLPPAQRARGVVAYSSGNHAQAVALVAKLHGIPATIVMPSFAPRIKIAATRGYGAEVVFYDQVGAEREALADRIARERGATLIPPFDHPDIIAGAGTAALELFEEVGPLDLLIVPVGGGGLISGSALAARHASPGCRVVGVEPEAGPDAAKSLEMGRLMRRPCGETIADGARTPQLSTLTFDVIRQCVSGITLVPDSALIEAMRFVFERMKLVVEPTGVLGLAAYRMGRVGVADASGTGPGWPEAAGETRPSVGIILSGGNVDVSKLGEWFAN is encoded by the coding sequence GTGACCGAGGCTTCTCCACCGCCGGCCCGGCTCGACGCCGAGCCGGGGCCGCCCGGCACGCTGCCGCCGCCGCCGCTCGGCCCGGCTGGCGATCTGTCGGCGCTCACCGAACGCCTGCTCGGCGCGCGCCGGCTGCTCGAGGGCATCGCTCACCGCACCCCGGTAATGACTTCGAGCACGCTCGATACCGAGTTCGACTCGCGCGTCTACTTCAAGTGCGAAAACCTGCAACGGATGGGCGCGTTCAAGTTCCGCGGCGCCTATCACACCATCACGCGTCTCCCTCCGGCGCAGCGAGCCCGCGGCGTGGTCGCCTACTCCTCCGGCAATCACGCCCAGGCGGTGGCGCTGGTCGCGAAGCTCCATGGCATCCCGGCGACGATCGTGATGCCGAGCTTCGCGCCTCGCATCAAGATCGCGGCCACCCGCGGCTACGGCGCCGAGGTGGTCTTCTACGATCAGGTGGGAGCGGAACGCGAAGCGCTCGCCGATCGGATCGCCCGCGAGCGCGGCGCCACGCTGATCCCGCCATTCGATCACCCCGACATCATCGCCGGCGCCGGCACGGCCGCGCTCGAGTTGTTCGAAGAGGTGGGCCCGCTCGATCTGCTGATCGTCCCGGTCGGCGGCGGCGGACTCATCTCGGGCTCGGCGCTGGCCGCGCGTCACGCCTCGCCCGGATGCCGCGTGGTGGGAGTCGAGCCCGAAGCCGGTCCCGACGCCGCGAAGTCGCTCGAGATGGGCCGCCTCATGCGCCGGCCGTGCGGTGAGACGATCGCCGACGGCGCGCGCACGCCGCAACTCTCGACCCTGACCTTCGACGTGATCCGCCAGTGCGTCTCGGGCATCACGCTGGTACCCGACTCGGCGCTGATCGAAGCGATGCGCTTCGTGTTCGAGCGCATGAAGCTGGTGGTGGAGCCGACCGGAGTCCTCGGGTTGGCGGCCTACCGGATGGGTCGCGTCGGGGTCGCCGACGCTTCGGGAACCGGCCCGGGTTGGCCGGAGGCGGCGGGAGAGACGCGCCCGAGCGTGGGCATCATCCTCTCGGGCGGCAATGTCGACGTGTCGAAGCTGGGAGAGTGGTTCGCGAACTAG
- the tal gene encoding transaldolase has protein sequence MESRAEQLLALGQSVWLDYIRRRDLEDGTFDRLVSQAGVVGVTSNPTIFQNAIASSDDYDESLQQHARRGLAGPELFEALAVEDIQRACDHLRDAFQHTGGRDGRVSIEVNPRLANDTPGTIDEGLRLHREVGRPNVMVKVPATAAGLPAITELTAQGVCVNVTLIFSLARYEQVMDAYLSGLEQLAKRAGSLESIVSVASFFVSRVDSKVDKVIEQRLATLPAGATERAELEAARGKAAIANARLAYHRFREVFASPRFATLDAQGARVQRPLWASTSTKNPAYRDVLYVEELIGADTVNTMPPQTLAAFNEHGVVESRIEHDLEGARELFQRLPALGVPIDALIGQLEPEGVAAFVKSYESLLETLESRRLQMAGGRG, from the coding sequence ATGGAGAGTCGTGCGGAACAACTGCTCGCGCTCGGACAGAGCGTGTGGCTCGACTACATCCGGCGCCGCGATCTCGAGGACGGAACCTTCGACCGGCTGGTGAGCCAGGCCGGCGTGGTGGGAGTGACGTCGAACCCCACGATTTTCCAGAACGCCATCGCCAGCTCCGACGACTACGACGAATCGCTCCAGCAGCACGCGCGCCGCGGGCTCGCCGGGCCGGAGTTGTTCGAGGCGCTCGCGGTCGAGGACATCCAGCGCGCCTGCGACCATCTGCGCGACGCCTTCCAGCACACCGGCGGGCGTGACGGCCGCGTCAGCATCGAGGTCAATCCGCGCCTCGCCAACGATACCCCCGGAACGATCGACGAGGGCCTGCGGCTCCACCGCGAGGTCGGGCGCCCCAACGTGATGGTCAAGGTGCCCGCCACCGCCGCCGGCCTGCCCGCGATCACCGAGCTGACCGCGCAGGGCGTGTGCGTCAACGTCACATTGATCTTCTCGCTGGCGCGTTACGAGCAGGTGATGGACGCGTACCTCTCCGGGCTCGAACAGCTCGCCAAGCGGGCGGGCTCGCTCGAGTCGATCGTGTCGGTGGCCAGCTTCTTCGTGTCACGCGTGGACAGCAAGGTGGACAAGGTCATCGAGCAGCGCCTGGCCACGCTGCCGGCCGGCGCCACCGAGCGCGCCGAGCTGGAAGCCGCGCGAGGCAAGGCCGCGATCGCCAACGCGCGGCTCGCCTACCATCGGTTTCGCGAGGTGTTCGCTTCGCCGCGGTTCGCCACGCTCGACGCTCAGGGCGCCCGCGTCCAGCGGCCGTTGTGGGCCTCGACCAGCACCAAGAATCCCGCCTATCGCGACGTGCTCTACGTCGAGGAGCTGATCGGTGCCGACACCGTGAACACCATGCCGCCGCAGACGCTCGCCGCGTTCAACGAACACGGCGTGGTGGAGTCGCGGATCGAGCACGATCTCGAGGGAGCGCGCGAGCTGTTCCAGCGTCTCCCCGCTCTCGGCGTTCCGATCGATGCGCTGATCGGTCAGCTCGAGCCCGAAGGGGTCGCCGCTTTCGTCAAGTCGTACGAGTCGCTGCTCGAGACTCTCGAGAGCCGCCGCCTGCAGATGGCCGGCGGGCGCGGCTGA
- a CDS encoding VOC family protein: MAAGKTRRKPRSASRQPARKPVPKPKRAARPPKPARRPAATPQKAPNGRSVGTGIGLNFHHMDFTSHDLEAMKRFYAETLGFTNVVLDPKAGYMTVFVTPNSSVGFMPPMGGAPDQWRPPGEPAFYFVVDDVDEAYRKLTARGVSFEQEPRDMPWGDRIAILKDPEGRGVCLAQRLGK; the protein is encoded by the coding sequence ATGGCAGCCGGTAAGACGCGCCGCAAGCCCCGATCGGCCTCCCGCCAGCCAGCACGAAAGCCGGTCCCGAAGCCGAAGCGTGCGGCTCGCCCGCCGAAGCCGGCGCGCCGCCCGGCGGCGACTCCACAGAAGGCGCCGAATGGGCGGTCGGTCGGCACCGGGATCGGGCTCAACTTCCACCACATGGATTTCACCTCCCACGATCTCGAGGCGATGAAGCGCTTCTACGCCGAGACCCTGGGTTTCACCAACGTGGTGCTCGACCCGAAGGCCGGATACATGACGGTGTTCGTGACGCCGAACTCGAGTGTCGGCTTCATGCCCCCGATGGGCGGCGCGCCGGATCAGTGGCGGCCGCCGGGAGAGCCCGCCTTCTATTTCGTCGTCGATGACGTGGACGAGGCCTACCGCAAGTTGACCGCGCGCGGCGTGTCGTTCGAGCAGGAGCCCCGCGACATGCCGTGGGGCGACCGCATCGCCATACTCAAGGACCCCGAGGGGCGCGGCGTGTGCCTGGCGCAGCGCCTGGGCAAATAG